In Podospora pseudopauciseta strain CBS 411.78 chromosome 3, whole genome shotgun sequence, one genomic interval encodes:
- a CDS encoding hypothetical protein (EggNog:ENOG503PRDX): MGTMMESPFWHRLQPLSTFPYKQTGLLPQTDRRTSRNKADQEKYYNIIKYFTLLFSSLLTHKHPRLAFNSIMDVEFKPNNNSITSESAPLIEPVDSASDQDLFMVPLKRPSPKLPSSRYRNVRPRSPPRPPATLKRTPQLPTEEQINQLIAMAYQNPPLSERAGDKMDAMVKTPPTTMFGSPMMSPEQNQGPSLSMVYHSPPMSSRNINDNLNSTGANSTPAIGGILSPNPSDDNHHPGKSSPNMASTTNDNPTTARNTSRSASPQQSTKASSVYDAPDDKKEAQPTTTTQLPPPIPPLSASRPAPSRPYNLSLTKANLGLALQLNPAQDSNLLAPPIDPNWALNPDSPMERASQMRATPDSAYDRARQMEIRRSEWKHIVYRFPVKGSGHWVIDCDLTESSHARLSDVAGRSSEGFEWNGDYELANIYRVLAQAHRKVGEEMRMERIGERKKGVTVQTAVAA; the protein is encoded by the coding sequence ATGGGGACCATGATGGAGTCACCCTTCTGGCATCGACTTCAACCACTGTCAACATTCCCATATAAACAAACGGGCCTCCTTCCCCAGACTGATCGACGCACATCTCGAAACAAAGCAGATCAGGAAAAATActacaacatcatcaagtaTTTTACCCTGTTATTCTCTTCGTTATTAACCCACAAACATCCTCGACTCGCATTCAACAGTATCATGGACGTCGAGTTCAagcccaacaacaactccaTCACCAGTGAATCTGCCCCACTGATCGAGCCTGTCGATAGCGCCAGTGACCAGGACTTGTTCATGGTTCCCTTGAAAAGACCTTCTCCCAAGTTGCCGTCGTCTCGGTACAGAAACGTCCGCCCTCGCTCGCCTCCGCGCCCTCCAGCCACTCTCAAAAGAACGCCTCAACTACCCACTGAGGAGCAAATTAATCAACTCATCGCCATGGCTTACCAAAATCCACCTCTGTCAGAACGTGCCGGTGATAAGATGGACGCCATGGTCAAAACACCGCCAACAACAATGTTTGGATCGCCCATGATGTCCCCGGAACAGAACCAAGGACCATCTCTCTCCATGGTTTACCACAGTCCCCCCATGTCGAGCCGAAACATCAacgacaacctcaacagcaCCGGTGCCAACTCCACTCCCGCCATCGGCGGTATTTTGTCACCCAACCCGAGtgacgacaaccaccacccaggaAAGTCATCCCCCAACATGGCCTCCACGACAAAcgacaaccccaccaccgcccgcaACACCTCCCGTTCTGCCTCCCCCCAGCAGTCCACCAAAGCATCCTCTGTATACGACGCCCCCGATGACAAGAAGGAagcccaaccaaccaccacgactcaactcccccctcccatcccacccctctccgcctcccgTCCCGCCCCCTCGAGGCCTTACAACCTCTCCCTAACCAAAGCCAACCTCGGCCTCGCCCTCCAACTCAACCCAGCCCAAGACAGCAACCTCTTGGCCCCACCCATCGACCCAAACTGGGCATTAAACCCTGACTCTCCCATGGAGCGCGCCTCCCAGATGCGCGCCACCCCCGACAGTGCCTATGACAGAGCCAGACAGATGGAGATTAGGCGCTCAGAGTGGAAGCACATCGTTTATCGGTTTCCTGTCAAAGGGTCGGGGCACTGGGTGATTGATTGTGACTTGACCGAGAGCAGCCACGCCAGGCTGAGCGATGTCGCGGGACGGAGCTCGGAGGGGTTTGAGTGGAATGGGGATTATGAGCTGGCGAATATTTATAGGGTGCTGGCGCAGGCGCATaggaaggtgggggaggagatgaggatggagaggattggggagaggaagaagggtgTTACTGTGCAGACGGCTGTGGCGGCttga
- a CDS encoding hypothetical protein (antiSMASH:Cluster_2; COG:S; EggNog:ENOG502SEZR), protein MISSKIVSFLAAALGAGSALASAIPALEKRQRAPGASITYYKDENFQGDKQFFDKDRKDMQCYNLPSDWQNTISSYTNHNEVDWCCRWWTEFDCPEKSEPLSTQTADALGAGKWNDAIKSYRCEANAEDFYYNPRPVAERDAEPGLPELEVKAQDNEGYGSVTFCKDPLFQGECSSFGPADKTLPLGSCVNFADEWKDAIDSFRNDDNSTCCSWFTGLNCDDNRFQATFATNITDTYFHDRIKAITCWDVADTVSCMRDDSPAK, encoded by the exons ATGATCTCTTCCAAGAtcgtctccttcctcgctgcCGCCCTCGGCGCTGGCTCTGCCCTTGCTTCAGCTATCCCCGCTCTCGAGAAGAGACAGCGTGCTCCTGGCGCTAGCATCACCTACTACAAGGATGAGAATTTCCAGGGCGACAAGCAGTTCTTTGACAAAGACCGCAAGGATATGCAGTGTT ACAACCTTCCCAGTGACTGGCAAAACACCATCAGCTCCTACACCAACCACAATGAGGTGGACTGGTGCTGTAGATGGTGGAC TGAGTTCGACTGTCCCGAGAAGTCGGAGCCCTTGAGCACCCAGACGGCCGACGCGCTGGGTGCCGGCAAGTGGAATGATGCAATCAAGTCGTATCGATGCGAAGCCAACGCCGAAGACTTCTACTACAACCCTCGTCCTGTGGCGGAGCGTGATGCCGAGCCTGGCCTGCCTGAGCTGGAGGTGAAGGCTCAGGACAACGAGGGCTATGGCAGCGTCACCTTCTGCAAGGACCCCCTGTTCCAGGGCGAATGTTCCAGCTTTGGTCCCGCTGACAAGACTCTGCCTCTCGGCTCCTGTG TCAACTTTGCCGATGAGTGGAAGGATGCCATCGATTCGTTCAGAAACGATGATAACAGCACCTGCTGCTCCTGGTTCAC TGGGCTCAACTGTGATGACAACCGTTTCCAGGCCACATTTGCCACCAACATTACCGACACATACTTCCACGACCGCATCAAGGCAATCACATGCTGGGATGTCGCGGATACCGTGAGTTGCATGCGTGATGACTCGCCTGCCAAATAG
- a CDS encoding hypothetical protein (antiSMASH:Cluster_2; COG:L; EggNog:ENOG503NVI6), translating to MAAVRHMHYSGLTIGNKDEVDSQVVVDFEEAFATDNGTSWRVELESILGIEFCPTSQTRCVSACCLGNNIHKDSRVEKIQHEEYMTSCMPQDTTLEPPISVYPRLLQDIHVHVSVTDKDYIIMSMRACGFVLRSRKWAQLDLTYLAPPHFPTASSPSASGYKPPSEPASQISPPRPAFEQLVLPDGYKDMVLSLIAQHYRDKQMQNDERDQVDIIRGKGKGLILFLHGAPGVGKTTTADYLWHVIFVNENKHTSDSED from the exons ATGGCGGCGGTAAGGCATATGCACTACAGCGGCTTAACAATCGGTAATAAGGATGAGGTGGACAGCCAGGTTGTCGTTGATTTTGAGGAAGCCTTTGCAACAGATAATGGTACATCGTGGAGGGTGGAATTGGAATCCATTCTCGGTATCGAATTTTGTCCAACGTCACAAACACGCTGTGTGTCAGCCTGTTGCTTGGGCAACAATATCCACAAGGATTCTCGTGTGGAGAAGATACAGCACGAGGAATACATGACAAGTTGCATGCCTCAAGATACTACACTGGAGCCCCCCATCTCTGTGTATCCGCGATTGCTCCAAGATATCCACGTCCACGTTTCTGTGACAGACAAGGATTACATCATCATGTCCATGAGAGCTTGTGGGTTTGTTTTGAGAAGCAGAAAGTGGG CGCAGCTCGACCTCACATACCTCGCCCCTCCGCACTTCCCCACTGCCTCCTCTCCTAGTGCCTCTGGATATAAACCACCTTCTGAACCTGCCAGCCAGAtttcaccaccacgaccagcGTTTGAGCAGCTGGTACTTCCAGACGGCTATAAGGACATGGTCCTCTCACTTATAGCACAACATTATCGTGATAAGCAGATGCAAAATGATGAAAGGGACCAGGTCGACATCATCAGAGGGAAGG GCAAGGGCTTAATCTTGTTTCTCCACGGTGCCCCCGGGGTGGGCAAGACAACGACCGCAG ATTACCTGTGGCACGTCATCTTCGTCAACGAGAACAAACATACATCTGACTCCGAGGATTAG
- the HNWD gene encoding Vegetative incompatibility protein HET-E-1 (COG:D; EggNog:ENOG503PCTP), with protein sequence MRLLERDDAGGIRLTKDLPSNRVPPYAVLSHTWGPEEEEVGYKDLEDGRAASKPGYDKIRFCADQAGRDGLKFFWVDTCCIDKSNSSELQEAINSIFRWYRNAAKCYVYLADVSTCKRDADGVPSWTWAFQKCRWFARGWSLQELIAPTSVEFFSREKARIGGRNSLEQMIQSVTGIPLEALRGNPWLPLLS encoded by the coding sequence ATGCGCCTCCTGGAACGTGACGATGCCGGCGGGATCCGCCTGACGAAGGACCTGCCCAGCAACAGAGTCCCGCCATACGCGGTGCTTTCACACACGTGGGggcccgaggaggaggaagtcgGCTACAAAGATCTAGAGGACGGCAGAGCCGCAAGCAAACCCGGCTACGACAAGATCCGGTTCTGCGCAGATCAAGCCGGGCGTGACGGGCTGAAATTCTTCTGGGTGGACACGTGTTGTATCGACAAGTCCAACAGCTCCGAGCTTCAGGAGGCGATTAACTCCATATTCAGGTGGTATCGCAACGCGGCCAAATGCTACGTCTATCTCGCGGACGTCTCAACATGCAAGCGAGACGCCGACGGCGTCCCTAGTTGGACATGGGCTTTTCAGAAATGCAGGTGGTTTGCTCGAGGATGGTCCCTCCAAGAGCTCATCGCCCCGACATCAGTGGAGTTCTTTTCAAGGGAGAAGGCACGTATTGGGGGCAGGAACTCCCTAGAGCAAATGATCCAGAGCGTGACAGGAATTCCCCTCGAGGCCCTCCGAGGTAATCCATGGCTTCCTCTACTTTCTTAA